Proteins from a single region of Pyxidicoccus xibeiensis:
- a CDS encoding response regulator, which yields MNTVLLVDDEPSLLDLYTLVLEDLGLVVATAVNGEEALRMAPQLRPDLIITDLMMPRMNGLELCLCLQDDPRVRDIPVIIHSSMDAVVTPPGAVFLRKTGLLAEFEAQVARSLALKPPGPSPSLTSAA from the coding sequence ATGAATACCGTGCTGCTTGTCGACGATGAGCCTTCGCTCCTCGACCTCTACACCCTGGTCCTGGAAGACCTGGGTCTGGTCGTCGCGACCGCGGTGAATGGCGAGGAAGCCCTGCGCATGGCCCCGCAGCTCCGCCCGGACCTCATCATCACCGACCTGATGATGCCGCGGATGAACGGACTCGAGCTGTGTCTCTGCCTCCAGGATGACCCGCGCGTGCGCGACATCCCCGTCATCATCCACAGCAGCATGGATGCCGTGGTGACGCCGCCGGGCGCGGTCTTCCTGCGCAAGACGGGCCTGCTGGCGGAGTTCGAGGCCCAGGTGGCCCGCAGTCTCGCCCTGAAACCCCCGGGGCCGTCGCCGTCGCTGACCTCGGCGGCGTGA
- a CDS encoding RNA polymerase sigma factor produces the protein MRASTRAAIPPGEREVLEQRIRHACARGEVGEAVALALEGYGPEIHRLLESILRDLDRARDAYCDFSESLLRDLPAFRWESSFRTWAYCVARNVAYRLAASSSRRDGQESLRVVEELPHAERSRTNPWLRSSVKERFRGLREQLAPHERTILELRVDLRLSWLDIARRLAPPGGPPTPEALHRKSAVLRQQFRSLKQRLRELADEERLLSTG, from the coding sequence ATGCGAGCCTCTACGAGGGCCGCCATTCCACCCGGAGAGCGCGAGGTGCTGGAGCAGCGGATTCGTCACGCCTGCGCGCGCGGCGAGGTGGGCGAGGCCGTCGCGCTGGCGCTGGAGGGCTACGGCCCGGAGATTCACCGGCTGCTGGAGAGCATCCTCCGGGACCTGGACCGGGCGCGGGACGCCTACTGCGACTTCAGCGAGAGCCTGCTGAGGGACCTGCCAGCCTTCCGCTGGGAGAGCTCCTTCCGGACCTGGGCCTACTGCGTGGCGCGCAACGTGGCCTACCGGCTGGCCGCCTCGTCCTCCCGGCGGGACGGCCAGGAGAGCCTGCGTGTGGTGGAGGAGCTGCCGCACGCCGAGCGCTCGCGCACGAATCCGTGGCTGCGCAGCTCCGTCAAGGAGCGCTTCCGGGGCCTGCGCGAGCAGCTCGCGCCGCACGAGCGGACGATTCTGGAGCTGAGGGTGGACCTGCGGCTGTCCTGGTTGGACATCGCTCGGAGGCTGGCGCCGCCCGGAGGCCCGCCCACGCCGGAGGCGCTGCACCGCAAGTCGGCCGTCCTGCGCCAGCAGTTCCGGAGCCTCAAGCAGCGGCTGCGGGAGCTGGCCGACGAGGAGCGACTGCTCTCCACCGGCTGA
- a CDS encoding class I SAM-dependent methyltransferase: MEKRTDWYEHPEYYEAIFGTDTVREADFLQALSARHGTGGRLWLEPACGAGRLVEEAARRGLEVVGYDISEAMLRHARKRLTPAQRRRVRLSQSRMETFFEPSLEGRVDVAHNLVSTFRYLDSEAAAREHLIGTRRLLKPGGIYVLGFHLTDYERFKPEHERWVGQVGKDRVVCNTHEGLPDRRLRLSPMRNRLRITGPGKDWLIETTWYFRTYSGPQARKLFRDAGLRVAAAYDFDYDLDSPVGRGSPRLDRVFVLQPDPER, encoded by the coding sequence ATGGAAAAACGCACGGACTGGTACGAGCACCCCGAGTACTACGAGGCCATCTTCGGCACCGACACGGTGCGCGAGGCGGACTTCCTCCAGGCGCTCAGCGCGCGCCATGGCACTGGCGGCAGGTTGTGGCTGGAGCCCGCGTGCGGCGCGGGCCGGCTGGTGGAGGAGGCCGCGCGCCGGGGCCTGGAGGTGGTGGGCTACGACATCTCCGAGGCGATGCTCCGCCACGCGCGCAAGCGGCTCACGCCCGCCCAGCGCCGCCGCGTGCGGCTGTCGCAGTCCCGCATGGAGACCTTCTTCGAGCCGTCGCTGGAGGGCCGCGTGGACGTGGCCCACAACCTGGTCTCCACCTTCCGCTACCTGGACAGCGAGGCCGCGGCGCGCGAGCACCTCATCGGCACGCGGCGGCTGCTGAAGCCCGGGGGCATCTACGTGCTCGGCTTCCACCTGACGGACTACGAGCGCTTCAAGCCCGAGCACGAGCGCTGGGTGGGGCAGGTGGGCAAGGACCGGGTGGTCTGCAACACGCACGAGGGCCTGCCGGACCGCCGGCTGCGCCTGTCGCCCATGCGCAACCGGCTGCGAATCACGGGGCCGGGGAAGGACTGGCTCATCGAGACGACGTGGTACTTCCGCACGTACAGCGGGCCTCAGGCCCGGAAGCTGTTCCGGGACGCGGGCCTGCGCGTGGCGGCGGCGTATGACTTCGACTACGACCTCGACTCGCCCGTGGGGCGCGGAAGTCCCCGGCTGGACCGCGTCTTCGTCCTCCAGCCGGACCCGGAGCGGTAG
- a CDS encoding TfuA-like protein, translating to MKVFIFTGPTLRAEEARAELEAVYLPPVQQGDVYRAAREGPLAIGIIDGFFEHVPAVWHKEILWAMSEGVHVFGASSMGALRAAELAAFGMEGVGTVFEAFHRGELQDDDEVAVAHASAEDGWRPLSEAMVTFRATLAAAQAANTVRPQTRTTLERVAKSLFYVERTWPRVLADGARQGVPSPELKALQAWLPSGRVDPKREDALALLRAMRARLKAGLAPKDVRFPFQHTDAWEEARRRASRLPLRHDTRPLEGVAPEALLDELRLRGSLGEARRAGLARALAVEEARRLGREPAEEELQATAESLRHERNLAPDAFERWQAEQQVDDLGRLLLDESHVRWVETLLEPDVLRHLADHLRLTGEYGALLERARDKQQVLAEAGLATPRPEDAGITEDMLWRWYFEERQGRLVPDALGRAAREGGFADVDSMRRAALRELCYVLAKAG from the coding sequence ATGAAGGTGTTCATCTTCACCGGCCCCACGCTGCGTGCCGAGGAGGCCCGCGCGGAGCTGGAGGCGGTGTACCTGCCCCCCGTCCAGCAGGGCGACGTGTACCGGGCCGCGCGCGAGGGGCCGCTGGCCATCGGCATCATCGACGGCTTCTTCGAGCACGTGCCGGCGGTGTGGCACAAGGAGATCCTCTGGGCCATGTCCGAGGGCGTCCACGTCTTCGGCGCCTCCAGCATGGGCGCGCTGCGGGCCGCGGAGCTGGCCGCCTTCGGCATGGAAGGCGTGGGCACCGTCTTCGAGGCCTTCCACCGCGGCGAGCTGCAGGACGACGACGAGGTGGCGGTGGCCCACGCGAGCGCCGAGGACGGCTGGCGCCCGCTGTCCGAGGCCATGGTGACCTTCCGCGCCACCCTGGCGGCGGCCCAGGCCGCGAACACGGTGCGCCCCCAGACGCGCACCACGCTGGAGCGGGTGGCCAAGTCCCTCTTCTACGTGGAGCGGACCTGGCCGCGAGTGCTGGCGGACGGCGCCCGGCAGGGCGTGCCCTCCCCGGAGCTGAAGGCCCTCCAGGCCTGGCTGCCCTCGGGCCGCGTGGACCCGAAGCGCGAGGACGCCCTGGCCCTGCTGCGCGCGATGCGGGCCCGGCTGAAGGCCGGACTGGCACCGAAGGACGTGCGCTTCCCCTTCCAGCACACGGATGCCTGGGAAGAAGCGCGACGCCGCGCGAGCCGGCTGCCCCTGCGCCATGACACCCGGCCCCTGGAGGGCGTGGCGCCGGAGGCCCTGCTGGACGAGCTCCGCCTGCGAGGCTCGCTGGGCGAGGCGCGGCGGGCGGGCCTGGCCCGGGCCCTGGCCGTGGAGGAGGCACGGCGGCTGGGACGGGAGCCGGCGGAAGAGGAGCTCCAGGCCACGGCCGAGTCGCTGCGACACGAGCGCAACCTGGCACCTGACGCCTTCGAGCGCTGGCAGGCGGAGCAGCAGGTGGACGACCTGGGGCGCCTGCTGCTGGACGAGTCCCATGTCCGCTGGGTGGAGACGCTGCTGGAGCCCGATGTGCTGCGGCACCTCGCGGACCACCTGCGCCTGACGGGCGAGTACGGCGCGCTGCTGGAGCGCGCCCGGGACAAGCAGCAGGTCCTCGCGGAGGCCGGGCTGGCGACGCCCCGGCCCGAGGACGCGGGCATCACCGAGGACATGCTGTGGCGCTGGTACTTCGAGGAGCGCCAGGGCCGGCTCGTCCCGGACGCCCTGGGCCGCGCCGCGCGCGAGGGCGGCTTCGCGGACGTGGACTCCATGCGCCGGGCCGCGCTGCGCGAGCTGTGCTACGTGCTGGCGAAGGCCGGGTAG
- a CDS encoding YcaO-like family protein: MRDAASTASGSTGTPKGFRHGTHRVVSPQATLERVRRLMPALGITRIANVTGLDTIGIPVVMVTRPNARSLAVSQGKGLTLEAAQASGLMESVEGYHAEHVSLPLKLATYNELRFREAVVDVAGLPRLSVSLFHDNWKMLWVEGVDLMSGSAVWLPFDLVHTDYTVPLPTGSGAFLMSSNGLASGNHLLEATLHGLCEVVERDATAIWHARGARGQAGTRLDLDTVDDPACREALEKYARAGVAVGVWETTSDVGVPAFTCSIVDRELEPLRPVAVAGGMGCHPSREVALLRALTEAAQSRLTRISGARDDLHRKAYEAARDGVAAERLRARLREEPPARRFQDAPSQDGATLEEDLGQVLGRLAAAGVSQVVAVDLTKPELDVPVVRVVVPGLEPTHEAPGYVPGPRALRAKREREA, from the coding sequence ATGCGCGACGCCGCCTCCACCGCGTCAGGCTCCACCGGCACGCCCAAGGGCTTCCGCCATGGCACCCACCGGGTGGTGTCCCCCCAGGCGACGCTGGAGCGCGTGCGCCGGCTGATGCCGGCCCTGGGCATCACCCGCATCGCCAACGTCACCGGCCTGGACACCATTGGCATCCCGGTGGTCATGGTGACGCGGCCCAACGCGCGCTCGCTGGCCGTGTCCCAGGGCAAGGGGCTGACGCTGGAGGCAGCGCAGGCCTCCGGGCTGATGGAGTCGGTGGAGGGCTACCACGCCGAGCACGTCTCACTCCCGCTGAAGCTGGCCACGTACAACGAGCTGCGCTTCCGCGAAGCCGTGGTGGACGTGGCCGGGCTGCCCCGGCTGTCGGTGAGCCTCTTCCATGACAACTGGAAGATGTTGTGGGTGGAGGGCGTGGACCTGATGAGCGGCAGCGCCGTGTGGCTGCCCTTCGACCTGGTGCACACCGACTACACGGTGCCGCTGCCCACCGGCAGCGGCGCGTTCCTGATGAGCAGCAACGGGCTGGCCTCCGGCAACCACCTGCTGGAAGCCACGCTCCACGGGCTGTGTGAGGTGGTGGAGCGGGACGCCACCGCCATCTGGCACGCGCGGGGGGCGCGGGGGCAGGCCGGCACCCGGTTGGACCTGGACACGGTGGATGACCCGGCGTGCCGGGAGGCGCTGGAGAAGTACGCGCGCGCGGGCGTGGCCGTGGGCGTGTGGGAGACGACGAGCGACGTGGGCGTCCCCGCCTTCACCTGCTCCATCGTGGACCGGGAGCTGGAGCCGCTGCGCCCCGTGGCGGTGGCCGGCGGCATGGGGTGCCACCCTTCGCGCGAGGTGGCGCTGCTGCGCGCGCTGACGGAGGCGGCGCAGAGCCGGCTGACGCGCATCAGCGGGGCGCGCGACGACCTGCATCGCAAGGCGTACGAGGCGGCCCGGGATGGCGTCGCGGCGGAGCGGCTGCGGGCGCGGCTGCGCGAGGAGCCCCCGGCGCGCCGCTTCCAGGACGCGCCCTCGCAGGACGGGGCGACGCTGGAGGAGGACCTGGGCCAGGTGCTCGGAAGGCTGGCGGCGGCGGGGGTGTCCCAGGTGGTCGCGGTGGACCTGACGAAGCCGGAGCTGGACGTGCCGGTGGTGCGCGTGGTGGTGCCGGGCCTGGAGCCCACGCACGAGGCGCCGGGCTACGTGCCGGGCCCCCGGGCCCTGCGGGCGAAGCGGGAGCGCGAAGCATGA
- a CDS encoding serine/threonine-protein kinase has translation MRLPTLPGVGATIGPYRLLEVLGQGGMGVVYRGAHPETDEAVAVKTVRAASEVPLASIRREIHALRRLRHPGVVRIVAEGVTDGLPWYAMELLRGQTLRGDSPDVDAGPMTPERLKAALTLVRRMCGPLAFLHANGIVHRDLKPENVFLRPDGTPVLVDFGIAARFGGSRGRETLDVSGTVVGSDAYMAPEQLRGDFVDARADLYALGCILYERLTGRPPFLPGREGPVPHQHLHVAPVPPSQRVEGIPEAVDTLVLWMLAKKPQARPGYAGDVAAALEALGAEGGGEDGTAPRTPTYLYRPDLAGRGGELARLVEALDAAARGQGGRVFLGGESGAGKTRLALELASEAAWRRMAVVTGECVPMGVGGPEGHMAPLQPLRSLLLAVADRCNERGAEEANRLLGPRGRVLAAYEPSLSQLPGQREQPEPPALPAPEARARVLAALRDTLRAFAEVQPLLLVLDDLQWADELTLSFLQELDASRLASRPVLLVGTYRMDEMGPTLLSVVGASDAVRVEVGRLDAASAGEMVRGMLALREVPRPFVDALVRETSGNPFFIAEYLRAAIGAGLLFRAPSGEWLFEAAGTAGNRPLPLPGSIVELIERRLADLGPEGRALAEVASVLGRELDAELLLATAALPEHAGLEAVEELRRRQVLEESGGGRLRFVHDKLREVAYGHIPAGHRRALHLKLAETLERRHAGTPEAGAQAAALAHHWSRAGVPARASGWFARAGDSARDAYANGDAIAFYGAALREAKAATDEAAAASTGNAGASAPDAPMLALDRVWEGLGEVLAFTGRQAEARAAFMEALARIPQSERVRRANVLRKVGRSLQTHHENEEALRVYARAEAELGPAPGPATSESGERESAWWREWVQLQGERITVHYWLAQLEEMRALVDGVRPLVRTHGTPLERARFFNALVQMQLRGERYQASSDTVAHARAFAEAALEAGGDAERAGARCVLATVLLFHGALAEAQAEMEVALREAEHLGDVTLQTRCLTYLTFILRLRGQVEPTREATARSLEMASTAKMADYVGAAHANRAWVALREGDLPAAHAAGTEALRLWQPLSLVYPFQWLAHWPLLAVALEAGQVAEALEHARAMLASNQQRLPDALTAPLAAALASGDGEGARAPLRQASEAARELCYL, from the coding sequence GTGCGGCTCCCGACCCTGCCCGGGGTGGGGGCGACCATCGGTCCCTACCGGCTCCTCGAGGTGCTGGGGCAGGGAGGCATGGGGGTCGTCTACCGGGGGGCACACCCGGAGACGGACGAGGCCGTGGCGGTGAAGACGGTCCGCGCCGCGTCGGAAGTCCCCCTGGCCAGCATCCGCCGGGAGATTCACGCGCTGCGGCGGCTGCGGCACCCGGGCGTGGTGCGCATCGTCGCGGAGGGCGTGACGGACGGGCTGCCCTGGTACGCCATGGAGCTGCTGCGCGGGCAGACGCTGCGCGGCGACAGCCCCGACGTGGACGCAGGGCCGATGACGCCGGAGCGGCTGAAGGCGGCGCTCACCCTGGTGCGGCGGATGTGCGGGCCGCTGGCCTTCCTGCACGCCAACGGCATCGTCCACCGGGACCTCAAGCCGGAGAACGTCTTCTTGCGTCCTGACGGGACGCCGGTGCTGGTGGACTTCGGCATCGCCGCGCGCTTCGGCGGCTCGCGGGGCCGCGAGACGCTGGACGTGAGCGGCACGGTGGTGGGCAGCGACGCGTACATGGCCCCGGAGCAGCTGCGCGGGGACTTCGTGGACGCGCGCGCGGACCTCTACGCGCTGGGCTGCATCCTCTACGAGCGCCTCACCGGCCGCCCGCCCTTCCTCCCCGGGCGCGAGGGGCCGGTGCCGCACCAGCACCTGCACGTGGCGCCGGTGCCGCCGTCACAGCGCGTGGAGGGCATCCCCGAGGCGGTGGACACGCTGGTGCTGTGGATGCTGGCGAAGAAGCCCCAGGCGCGGCCTGGCTACGCGGGCGACGTGGCGGCGGCGCTGGAGGCGCTCGGCGCGGAGGGCGGCGGAGAGGACGGCACCGCCCCGAGGACGCCGACCTACCTTTATAGACCCGACCTGGCCGGGCGCGGCGGCGAGCTGGCGCGGCTGGTGGAAGCGCTGGACGCGGCGGCGCGCGGCCAGGGCGGGCGCGTGTTCCTGGGCGGCGAGAGCGGCGCGGGCAAGACGCGGCTGGCGCTGGAGCTGGCGTCGGAGGCCGCGTGGCGGCGCATGGCGGTGGTGACGGGCGAGTGCGTGCCGATGGGCGTGGGCGGGCCCGAGGGGCACATGGCGCCCCTGCAGCCGCTGCGCTCGCTGCTGCTGGCGGTGGCGGACCGGTGCAACGAGCGGGGCGCGGAGGAGGCGAACCGGCTGCTGGGGCCGCGCGGGCGCGTGCTCGCCGCGTACGAGCCGTCCCTGTCGCAGCTTCCCGGCCAGCGCGAGCAGCCCGAGCCCCCTGCCCTCCCGGCCCCGGAGGCGCGCGCCCGCGTGCTGGCGGCGCTGCGCGACACACTGCGGGCCTTCGCGGAAGTGCAGCCGCTGCTGCTGGTGCTGGATGACCTGCAGTGGGCGGACGAGCTGACGCTGAGCTTCCTCCAGGAGCTGGACGCCTCGCGCCTGGCGTCGCGGCCCGTGCTGCTGGTGGGCACGTACCGGATGGACGAGATGGGGCCGACGCTGCTCTCGGTGGTGGGCGCGTCGGACGCGGTGCGGGTGGAGGTGGGCCGGCTGGACGCGGCGAGCGCGGGGGAGATGGTGCGCGGCATGCTGGCGCTGCGCGAGGTGCCCCGCCCCTTCGTGGACGCGCTGGTGCGCGAGACGAGCGGCAACCCCTTCTTCATCGCCGAGTACCTGCGCGCCGCCATCGGCGCGGGGCTGCTGTTCCGCGCGCCCTCCGGTGAGTGGCTCTTCGAGGCGGCGGGCACCGCCGGCAACCGGCCCCTGCCCCTGCCCGGCAGCATCGTCGAGCTCATCGAGCGGCGGCTGGCCGACCTGGGCCCGGAGGGACGCGCGCTGGCGGAGGTGGCGTCCGTGCTGGGCCGCGAGCTGGACGCCGAGCTGCTGCTGGCCACCGCCGCGCTGCCGGAGCACGCGGGACTGGAGGCGGTGGAGGAGCTGCGCCGGCGGCAGGTGCTGGAGGAGTCCGGAGGCGGGCGGCTGCGCTTCGTGCACGACAAGCTGCGCGAGGTGGCCTACGGGCACATCCCCGCCGGACACCGCCGGGCCCTGCACCTCAAGCTGGCCGAGACGCTGGAGCGCCGCCACGCGGGCACGCCGGAGGCGGGGGCGCAGGCCGCCGCGCTGGCCCACCACTGGTCTCGCGCGGGAGTGCCCGCCCGCGCCAGCGGCTGGTTCGCACGCGCCGGAGACAGCGCCCGGGACGCCTACGCCAACGGCGACGCGATTGCGTTCTACGGGGCCGCGCTGCGCGAGGCGAAGGCCGCGACGGACGAGGCCGCGGCGGCGTCCACCGGGAACGCGGGTGCGTCCGCGCCGGACGCGCCCATGCTGGCGCTGGACCGCGTCTGGGAGGGGCTGGGCGAGGTGCTGGCCTTCACCGGCCGGCAGGCCGAGGCCCGCGCGGCCTTCATGGAGGCCCTGGCACGCATTCCGCAGAGCGAGCGCGTCCGTCGCGCCAACGTGCTCCGGAAGGTGGGCAGGTCCTTGCAGACGCACCATGAGAACGAGGAAGCGCTGCGCGTCTACGCGCGGGCGGAGGCCGAGCTGGGCCCCGCGCCAGGCCCGGCCACCTCGGAGTCCGGCGAGCGCGAGTCGGCGTGGTGGCGAGAGTGGGTGCAGCTGCAGGGTGAGCGCATCACCGTGCACTACTGGCTGGCGCAGCTCGAGGAGATGCGCGCGCTGGTGGACGGCGTGCGGCCGCTGGTGCGCACCCACGGCACGCCCCTCGAGCGCGCGCGCTTCTTCAATGCCCTGGTGCAGATGCAGCTGCGTGGCGAGCGCTACCAGGCCTCCTCCGACACGGTGGCGCACGCGCGGGCCTTCGCGGAGGCGGCGCTGGAGGCGGGCGGCGACGCGGAGCGCGCGGGGGCGCGGTGCGTGCTGGCCACGGTGCTGCTCTTCCACGGCGCGCTGGCGGAGGCGCAGGCCGAGATGGAGGTAGCGCTGCGGGAGGCGGAGCACCTGGGGGACGTGACGCTCCAGACGCGCTGCCTCACGTACCTCACCTTCATCCTCCGGCTGCGGGGCCAGGTGGAGCCGACGCGCGAGGCGACGGCGCGCAGCCTGGAGATGGCCTCCACCGCGAAGATGGCGGACTACGTGGGCGCCGCGCACGCCAACCGCGCCTGGGTGGCCCTGCGCGAGGGAGACCTGCCCGCGGCCCACGCGGCGGGCACGGAGGCGCTGCGGCTGTGGCAGCCCCTGTCGCTCGTGTATCCCTTCCAGTGGCTGGCGCACTGGCCGCTGCTGGCGGTGGCGCTGGAAGCCGGACAGGTGGCCGAGGCGCTGGAGCACGCGCGCGCCATGCTGGCCTCGAATCAGCAGCGGCTGCCGGACGCGCTCACCGCGCCCCTGGCCGCGGCGCTGGCCTCTGGGGACGGGGAGGGTGCGCGAGCACCCCTGCGCCAGGCCAGCGAAGCCGCGCGCGAACTCTGCTATCTGTAA
- a CDS encoding sigma-54-dependent transcriptional regulator, with product MAPDGGEWMHEEMAQLLTALRGAKDFETAAAATLRRMLAAAQEAVASSRYAARARVLRGIVHLRPGEAYRRLAALDVGATEITDASVGTPFFTSATAWRAVVEHRCAVSIDVNVGTVQPHAPNAPVTGDPGLAGFHSNESRQRFLGRHATHVCVLPLRTPGGSIEGMISLEADCLAAMGQEFVWLGAGDRLQLLADVAAPYLAGLPQRPVATPEVDEYLPVVGRSMAELLPILRVFALQDETILISGATGAGKSRLARWCHERSNRRGKPFETLDLVTVPEDLQMAELFGWKKGAFTGAVRDAPGSVARADGGTLFIDEIDKLSLKAQAGLLHLLESRSYRPLGEGTGERQADVRFIIGTNADLHAEVRAGRFREDLYYRVNVLPVRMPALQERQDEIPMWARYMVSRRHRERAHDGLARLTQEAEQLLVGGNWPGNLRQLDNIVRRAYTLAMVEHTSTTGELVLEEKHVARALEYEQAPGGKPLPEALRAAAQAFVAEARKRNAPLDLDLADAFRGMVLGMAIRQVGRDEGFRLLGRESLVKNRNHHKALKRELEKVEALYKALGEASSPFADLLSEDEAA from the coding sequence ATGGCTCCGGACGGAGGCGAGTGGATGCACGAGGAGATGGCGCAACTGCTGACGGCGTTGCGCGGAGCGAAGGACTTCGAGACCGCGGCGGCGGCCACCCTGCGCCGGATGCTGGCCGCGGCCCAGGAGGCGGTTGCGTCCAGTCGGTACGCAGCCCGGGCCCGGGTGCTCCGCGGAATCGTCCACCTGAGGCCCGGTGAGGCCTACCGGCGACTCGCCGCGCTGGATGTAGGCGCCACGGAGATTACGGATGCCAGTGTGGGCACGCCGTTCTTCACGTCGGCCACGGCCTGGCGCGCGGTGGTGGAGCACCGGTGCGCGGTGTCCATCGACGTCAACGTGGGCACGGTGCAGCCGCACGCGCCCAACGCGCCGGTGACGGGCGACCCCGGCCTGGCGGGCTTCCACAGCAACGAGAGCCGGCAGCGCTTCCTCGGCCGCCATGCGACGCACGTGTGCGTGCTGCCGCTGCGCACGCCGGGCGGCAGCATCGAGGGGATGATTTCGCTGGAGGCCGACTGCCTGGCCGCCATGGGCCAGGAGTTCGTCTGGCTGGGGGCGGGGGACCGGCTGCAGCTCTTGGCGGACGTCGCCGCGCCGTACCTGGCGGGGCTGCCGCAGCGCCCGGTGGCCACGCCCGAGGTGGACGAGTACCTCCCGGTGGTGGGCCGCTCCATGGCGGAGCTCCTGCCCATCCTCCGCGTCTTCGCGCTGCAGGATGAAACCATCCTCATCAGCGGCGCCACGGGCGCGGGCAAGTCGCGTCTGGCGCGCTGGTGCCATGAGCGCTCCAACCGCCGGGGCAAGCCCTTCGAGACGCTGGACCTGGTGACGGTGCCGGAGGACCTCCAGATGGCGGAGCTCTTCGGCTGGAAGAAGGGCGCCTTCACGGGGGCGGTGCGGGACGCGCCCGGCAGCGTGGCGCGCGCGGACGGCGGCACGCTGTTCATCGACGAAATCGACAAGCTGTCGCTCAAGGCGCAGGCGGGCCTGCTGCACCTGCTGGAGTCGCGCAGCTACCGGCCGCTGGGCGAGGGCACCGGCGAGCGGCAGGCGGACGTGCGCTTCATCATCGGCACCAACGCGGACCTGCACGCCGAGGTGCGCGCGGGCCGCTTCCGCGAGGACCTCTACTACCGCGTCAACGTGCTGCCGGTGCGCATGCCGGCGCTGCAGGAGCGGCAGGACGAAATCCCCATGTGGGCGCGGTACATGGTCAGCCGGCGGCACCGCGAGCGCGCCCATGACGGGCTGGCGCGGCTGACGCAGGAGGCGGAGCAGCTGCTGGTGGGCGGCAACTGGCCGGGCAACCTGCGGCAGCTCGACAACATCGTCCGCCGGGCCTACACGCTGGCCATGGTGGAGCACACCAGCACCACCGGCGAGCTGGTGCTGGAGGAGAAGCACGTCGCGCGGGCGCTGGAGTACGAGCAGGCCCCGGGCGGCAAGCCGCTGCCCGAGGCGCTGCGGGCCGCCGCGCAGGCCTTCGTCGCGGAGGCGCGCAAGCGCAATGCCCCGCTGGACTTGGACCTCGCGGATGCCTTCCGGGGGATGGTGCTGGGCATGGCCATCCGCCAGGTGGGGCGCGACGAGGGCTTCCGGCTGCTGGGCCGCGAGAGCCTGGTGAAGAACCGCAACCACCACAAGGCGCTCAAGCGCGAGCTGGAGAAGGTGGAGGCGCTCTACAAGGCCCTGGGCGAGGCGTCCTCGCCCTTCGCGGACCTGCTGTCGGAGGACGAGGCGGCCTGA
- a CDS encoding biliverdin-producing heme oxygenase, with amino-acid sequence MSDAGSLRMPRTEQSARVRRLPDTEGPARAPGALPLSVLLEEGTHKAREQAERSLFLQTLFQNAWDGGVYGQFVRAQHYVAYLRQLHHLYRAYEGVLPRVVDSPMTPVLLLPELRRAAALEEDLLYFCGETRTDTFACREARLHAERLREVAEAAPHLLVAHAWARCMLDLFTAPARARVVAEAFELEDGRGTHFHGALTEAELAPFRVRLHSRIDGLELDEDEAREVVHEARMAFRLHALVCDELARGAPGIATRAPGLFR; translated from the coding sequence GTGAGCGACGCCGGCTCCTTGCGCATGCCCCGGACGGAGCAGTCCGCCCGCGTCCGCCGCCTGCCGGACACCGAGGGCCCCGCCCGCGCCCCCGGCGCCCTGCCCCTGTCCGTCCTGCTGGAGGAGGGCACGCACAAGGCCCGTGAGCAGGCGGAGCGCTCGCTCTTCCTGCAGACGCTCTTCCAGAACGCCTGGGACGGCGGCGTCTACGGCCAGTTCGTCCGGGCGCAGCACTACGTCGCCTACCTGCGCCAGCTCCACCACCTCTACAGGGCCTACGAGGGCGTGCTGCCGCGCGTGGTGGACTCCCCCATGACGCCGGTGCTGCTGCTGCCGGAGCTGCGCCGCGCGGCCGCGCTGGAGGAGGACCTCCTCTACTTCTGCGGCGAGACACGCACGGACACCTTCGCCTGCCGGGAGGCGCGGCTGCACGCGGAGCGGCTCCGGGAGGTCGCCGAGGCCGCGCCCCACCTGCTGGTGGCCCACGCCTGGGCGCGGTGCATGCTGGACCTGTTCACCGCGCCGGCCCGGGCCCGCGTCGTGGCGGAGGCCTTCGAGCTGGAGGACGGCCGGGGCACCCACTTCCACGGGGCGCTCACCGAGGCCGAGCTGGCGCCCTTCCGCGTGCGGCTGCACTCGCGCATCGACGGGCTGGAGCTGGACGAGGATGAGGCGCGGGAGGTCGTCCACGAGGCGCGGATGGCCTTCCGCCTCCATGCGCTCGTCTGCGACGAGCTGGCACGCGGCGCTCCGGGCATCGCCACCCGGGCGCCGGGGCTGTTCCGGTAG